A stretch of Macadamia integrifolia cultivar HAES 741 chromosome 7, SCU_Mint_v3, whole genome shotgun sequence DNA encodes these proteins:
- the LOC122084890 gene encoding protein STRICTOSIDINE SYNTHASE-LIKE 5-like — MAISKTTLAIAPVAVAALLYRLVEFDPAPMPEEALSRSPNVPANRYGVLGSAERIGEGLLPSNEDLAYDADTGLLYTGCSDGWIKRFHVEDSAEKVKVENWAYTGGRPLGLAFGPDKQLTVADADKGLLRLISNGEGGATPKVELLTDEAEGLKFRLTDSQDVGRDGVIYFTDASYKYSYADHLYDLLEGRPYGRLLSFDPSTNETKVLVRDLYFANGVTLSPDQEFLIFCETMLQRCNKYHLQGKKKGIVENFIDNLPGMPDNIRYDGDGHYWIALAAVIHLSSCDTLFQLLLHLSSSF; from the exons ATGGCCATATCTAAAACCACACTGGCTATAGCACCAGTGGCCGTGGCAGCTCTTCTCTATCGACTCGTTGAGTTCGACCCGGCGCCGATGCCCGAGGAAGCGTTGTCTAGATCTCCCAATGTGCCCGCGAATCGATATGGAGTGCTCGGATCGGCGGAGCGTATCGGGGAGGGCCTCCTGCCAAGTAACGAAGACCTTGCTTACGACGCCGATACGGGACTGTTGTACACGGGTTGCAGCGATGGTTGGATTAAGCGTTTCCACGTGGAAGACTCTGCTGAGAAGGTGAAGGTGGAAAACTGGGCTTACACAGGCGGCCGACCTCTTGGTTTGGCTTTCGGACCCGACAAGCAACTCACCGTCGCCGATGCTGACAAG GGACTATTGAGGTTGATTAGTAATGGAGAAGGAGGAGCAACTCCAAAGGTGGAATTGTTGACGGATGAGGCGGAAGGATTGAAATTCCGGCTAACGGACAGCCAGGATGTGGGAAGAGATGGAGTGATATACTTCACAGATGCATCGTACAAGTATAGTTATGCAGATCACTTGTATGACTTGCTCGAGGGTAGGCCCTACGGTAGGCTGTTGAGCTTCGACCCATCCACTAATGAGACCAAAGTGTTGGTACGCGACCTATACTTCGCCAATGGGGTTACCCTCTCACCTGACCAGGAATTCCTCATCTTCTGTGAAACGATGTT GCAAAGATGTAATAAATATCACCTCCAAGGCAAGAAGAAAGGAATTGTGGAGAATTTCATCGACAATTTGCCCGGTATGCCAGACAACATCCGATACGACGGAGATGGCCACTATTGGATTGCGTTAGCCGCGGTAATTCACTTATCCAGTTGTGATACATTGTTCCAATTGTTGCTccacctctcttcctctttc